A genome region from Theobroma cacao cultivar B97-61/B2 unplaced genomic scaffold, Criollo_cocoa_genome_V2, whole genome shotgun sequence includes the following:
- the LOC108663966 gene encoding uncharacterized protein LOC108663966, with amino-acid sequence MPGGHASTAFNVDENDYQRFIDGLRSILSFSRSHRIGVLRPQTEPVSWLDIRLTSGDSTIFLRIDQRNLYVRGYSRDNGRTFWEFSDSSLISGSRPLAYGGSYITGYNLVGAAGGDVTRGTLQLGYQNLRNAIANLARTEDPNSTQNNALQNCARALLILTQMISESTRFQLITNHIVTNWHNSAPLTPQLVRLQQSFGTFSSAVQRADFLNPTGHTPLPNIREPNEANIWTISQAVAALGILLNVPRTSSRMKRQADVDFGNAGTADNAAVAAADTNVSYVRTLVSIEYVRVNNIDSEDPGQLYGTVKVKDFWGVHLVYDRSSSDYESKGPGGFATLTGPSTGISGDDVFGISVSLWDYDSLSPNDEIAEGDIVWEPRNENLTFANYDKRLEKAVAGKYGNVTVGYSVVRQALNATVKVLLINGDDESSAEVYGTIKASQVIGGSSTSLTLFEKSSGEYVPVKPYQSIPLTRSVVVAPVSSGLTITADLWDYDTLSHDDQIAKGSLHFDASVGTQAKSIYGQYGEVEVYVTFE; translated from the coding sequence ATGCCAGGTGGGCACGCTTCAACTGCTTTCaatgttgatgaaaatgattacCAGAGATTTATCGATGGCCTAAGATCCATACTCTCATTCTCCAGATCACATCGTATCGGTGTGCTCAGGCCACAGACAGAGCCTGTAAGCTGGTTAGATATTCGCCTAACTTCTGGTGATTCCACCATCTTCTTGAGAATCGATCAAAGAAATCTATACGTGCGTGGCTATTCGAGAGATAACGGTAGAACATTTTGGGAGTTTTCGGATTCATCTCTGATTTCTGGATCGAGACCTCTCGCTTATGGCGGAAGCTATATTACTGGTTACAATTTGGTTGGTGCTGCCGGCGGAGATGTTACCCGTGGAACTCTTCAACTGGGTTATCAAAATTTGAGGAATGCCATTGCTAACCTAGCAAGAACAGAGGACCCGAACTCGACCCAAAACAATGCATTGCAGAATTGTGCTAGAGCACTGCTGATTCTAACTCAAATGATTTCTGAATCCACTAGGTTTCAATTAATCACCAACCACATTGTCACAAACTGGCACAATTCTGCACCACTTACTCCACAACTCGTCCGCTTGCAACAGTCCTTTGGCACTTTTTCTAGTGCTGTCCAACGTGCTGACTTCCTCAACCCGACAGGTCATACACCCTTGCCTAACATCCGGGAACCTAACGAAGCCAACATTTGGACCATAAGTCAAGCCGTTGCTGCACTTGGGATTTTGCTAAATGTCCCGCGCACAAGCAGCCGCATGAAACGCCAAGCTGATGTTGATTTTGGCAATGCTGGTACTGCGGATAATGCTGCTGTTGCTGCTGCTGATACAAATGTTTCATACGTGCGTACCTTGGTGAGCATTGAGTATGTACGTGTGAACAATATTGATAGTGAAGATCCTGGTCAACTTTACGGAACAGTGAAGGTCAAGGACTTTTGGGGCGTTCATCTGGTGTATGATCGGAGTTCAAGTGACTACGAGAGCAAAGGTCCTGGCGGATTTGCCACATTGACAGGACCTTCTACTGGTATTTCGGGCGATGATGTGTTCGGGATCAGCGTCAGTTTGTGGGACTATGACAGCTTGTCCCCTAACGACGAGATTGCTGAAGGCGACATTGTGTGGGAACCAAGAAATGAGAATCTAACTTTTGCCAATTACGATAAGCGTTTGGAGAAGGCTGTGGCTGGTAAATATGGCAATGTTACGGTGGGTTACTCCGTAGTAAGACAAGCTCTCAATGCCACTGTCAAGGTTTTGCTGATCAACGGGGATGATGAATCATCGGCGGAGGTGTATGGAACAATCAAAGCTTCGCAAGTTATAGGGGGATCTTCAACATCCCTCACACTGTTTGAGAAATCGTCAGGTGAATACGTCCCAGTGAAACCCTATCAATCTATTCCACTAACTCGTTCAGTTGTGGTAGCACCAGTGAGTTCTGGGTTAACAATCACAGCAGATTTGTGGGATTATGATACACTGTCACATGATGACCAAATTGCTAAAGGAAGTTTACACTTTGATGCATCGGTCGGAACCCAAGCTAAGAGCATATACGGTCAATATGGTGAAGTGGAAGTATACGTCACTTTTGAGTGA
- the LOC18593553 gene encoding probable disease resistance protein At4g27220, producing MAAEFATSVACDFRNQTKKYELAIDKLQNEVNEARRKTEVIEHDVEDWLTKAREEREDVKRLLDEIEVFQSVSCLGLEILLKYESHQATVPGLEFIPSKDFMPSESSNSAFKEIMEALNNGDVNMMGLHRMGGVGKTTLAKEVGRQAKRHFNEVVIVTVSQTPKINNIQGKVADFLHLNFQKTNLEGRAGQLWLRIKDVKSILIILDDVWEELDLKVIGIPFGDDHKGCQIFLTTCVKQVCTRMKCQKDVHLNILHVHEAWALFKDNVGLKDVTSPLSDVAKEVARECKGLPLAIVTVGSALKDETQDEWKVLHRRLKDFRHIEH from the exons ATGGCTGCTGAATTTGCAACCTCTGTCGCTTGCG ATTTCAGGAATCAAAccaaaaaatatgaattagCAATCGATAAGCTACAGAATGAGGTTAATGAGGCCCGAAGGAAAACTGAGGTTATTGAGCATGACGTAGAGGACTGGCTCACAAAGGCAAGAGAAGAACGGGAAGATGTGAAGAGATTATTAGATGAAATAGAAGTGTTTCAGTCGGTGTCCTGCCTTGGGCTGGAGATACTGCTTAAATATGAAA GTCACCAAGCTACTGTTCCAGGATTAGAGTTCATTCCATCTAAGGATTTCATGCCTTCCGAATCTTCGAATTCCGCTTTCAAAGAGATCATGGAGGCTCTGAATAATGGTGATGTGAACATGATGGGACTACATAGGATGGGAGGAGTGGGTAAAACCACTTTGGCAAAAGAGGTGGGAAGGCAAGCCAAGCGACACTTCAATGAAGTTGTGATTGTAACTGTGTCCCAAACTCCGAAAATCAACAATATTCAAGGAAAAGTTGCAGACTTCctacatttaaattttcaaaagacGAATTTAGAAGGAAGAGCAGGTCAATTGTGGTTGAGAATAAAAGACGTGAAGAGCATCCTTATAATCCTTGATGATGTTTGGGAAGAACTTGACTTAAAGGTTATAGGGATTCCGTTCGGTGATGATCACAAAGGCTGCCAAATTTTTCTAACAACGTGTGTTAAACAAGTTTGCACTCGAATGAAATGTCAAAAGGACGTTCATCTCAATATCTTACATGTTCATGAAGCATGGGCTTTATTCAAAGATAATGTTGGGCTAAAAGATGTCACTTCCCCCTTGAGTGATGTAGCTAAGGAGGTTGCCAGAGAATGCAAGGGTTTGCCTCTTGCAATTGTAACTGTGGGAAGCGCtttgaaagatgaaactcaAGATGAGTGGAAAGTATTACATCGGCGACTGAAAGACTTTAGACATATAGAGCATTAA